The Sebaldella sp. S0638 genome has a segment encoding these proteins:
- a CDS encoding SIMPL domain-containing protein — protein MKKIILVLTLIFSVFIFSEPIRKISVTGNAEKEVMPDIAKMNFRVYTKNEDLKKAGQENSQNMENFKNELKKKNIPLGNIETYNYYTQKTSERDTAESKKTEYYTTLYFAIKVTDLTKIPDLISLSESNKIKSLKSDSTDKSIYYGEINRNNPEKATAISDTFKVYDNVKSQLARLGISGNDISVYSYSTVSKETVDNKPLKTKDYHNVYNDFVLELKDINKINDVIKIAENNKINIQGSIAFDISNKEKIESELYNTAYEQTKTKAASILKSSEMRLGDPLVVSESISYQNLAIQQDYNYSRQIAQSEMSYDEDMRVNSAGISAKMMAPAPKPQVDYKPQVIKLTQNVSVLFEMK, from the coding sequence ATGAAAAAGATCATTTTAGTATTAACTTTGATATTTTCAGTATTTATATTTAGTGAACCTATAAGGAAAATAAGTGTTACCGGAAATGCGGAAAAAGAAGTTATGCCTGATATAGCAAAGATGAATTTCAGGGTATATACAAAGAATGAAGACCTGAAAAAAGCAGGGCAGGAAAATTCACAGAATATGGAAAATTTTAAAAATGAACTAAAAAAGAAAAATATTCCTTTGGGAAATATAGAAACATATAATTATTACACACAGAAAACAAGTGAAAGAGATACAGCGGAAAGTAAAAAAACGGAATATTACACAACATTGTATTTTGCCATAAAAGTAACTGATCTTACAAAAATACCTGATCTGATAAGTTTGTCTGAAAGCAACAAGATAAAAAGTCTGAAAAGTGACAGTACAGACAAGTCAATATATTACGGGGAAATAAACAGAAATAATCCTGAAAAAGCAACAGCAATATCAGATACATTTAAGGTATATGATAATGTGAAGTCTCAGCTGGCAAGACTAGGGATAAGCGGAAATGATATATCTGTATATTCTTATTCCACTGTATCAAAAGAAACAGTAGATAACAAGCCTTTGAAAACAAAGGATTATCATAATGTATATAATGACTTTGTACTGGAATTGAAAGATATAAATAAAATAAATGATGTAATAAAAATAGCAGAAAATAACAAAATAAATATACAGGGAAGCATAGCCTTTGATATATCGAATAAAGAAAAGATAGAGTCGGAGCTTTATAATACTGCCTACGAGCAGACGAAAACTAAGGCTGCAAGCATATTGAAATCAAGTGAAATGAGACTCGGAGATCCTCTGGTGGTAAGCGAAAGTATATCTTATCAAAATCTGGCTATTCAGCAGGATTATAACTATAGCAGACAGATTGCACAAAGTGAAATGAGCTATGATGAGGATATGAGGGTAAATTCAGCTGGAATATCAGCAAAAATGATGGCTCCGGCTCCAAAGCCGCAGGTAGATTACAAGCCTCAGGTAATAAAGCTGACTCAGAATGTAAGCGTTCTTTTTGAGATGAAGTAG